One genomic segment of Nitrospirota bacterium includes these proteins:
- a CDS encoding KUP/HAK/KT family potassium transporter — MLEKESHVKGIIKSLGLVFGDIGTSPIYTLTVIFLLTKPKEDNIIGILSLIVWTLVILVTIEYAWLAMSLGKRGEGGTIVLKELLVPLLKSGRQVAFVTLLSFIGISLIIGDGVITPAISILSAVEGSLLIPGFEGTKQETIILIAGIIAIVLFAFQKNGTERVAGAFGPLMLLWFLSLTISGIVSILHVPSVLKAVNPYYAFKFLSENGITGFFVLSEVILCATGGEALYADMGHLGQKPIVRAWYFVFSALLLNYLGQGAYVIQHPDAKNVLFEMIFYQAQILYIPFLTLCIIATIIASQAMISAMFSIVYQGIITRVMPMFKIDYTSPELRSQIYIGFVNWFLLISVLFIMFEFKESHRLAAAYGLAVTGTMALTGIMMTGIFYLKGKIFKAIISLFVTFVDITFLLSNSYKIPHGGYWSIIIALIPLSIIILYTSGQKRLYKSLKPMDLNVFLERYIHIYKGMNKIRGTALFFIRDIKKIPPYIVRTMFINNIIYEDTIVVSMVIRPDPFGVTGFFKEDLADGLRTFEIQMGYMEVVDVEEILREAGIDEKAIFYGLEDIVARNIIWKIFSIFKRLTPAFVQFYKLPSHKLHGVITRVEI, encoded by the coding sequence ATGCTTGAGAAAGAGTCACATGTAAAAGGAATAATAAAATCCCTTGGTCTTGTTTTTGGCGACATCGGAACAAGTCCTATATATACCCTTACCGTTATATTTCTCCTCACGAAGCCTAAAGAAGACAATATAATAGGCATCCTTTCCCTTATCGTCTGGACACTGGTAATACTTGTGACAATAGAATATGCATGGCTTGCCATGAGCCTCGGTAAAAGAGGAGAAGGAGGCACAATTGTCCTCAAAGAATTGCTTGTTCCTCTACTTAAATCAGGTAGACAGGTAGCATTCGTTACACTCCTTTCCTTCATTGGTATATCCCTTATAATTGGTGATGGTGTGATTACCCCTGCCATAAGCATACTCAGCGCTGTTGAGGGTTCGCTCCTGATACCTGGATTTGAAGGGACAAAACAGGAAACCATCATTCTTATTGCAGGTATAATTGCAATAGTCTTATTTGCATTTCAGAAAAATGGGACCGAAAGAGTTGCAGGGGCATTTGGACCTTTGATGCTTTTGTGGTTTTTGTCACTGACAATTTCAGGTATTGTGTCGATACTTCATGTTCCATCCGTATTAAAGGCTGTAAATCCATACTATGCCTTTAAATTCCTTTCAGAAAACGGTATTACAGGATTTTTTGTTCTTTCAGAGGTCATTCTCTGTGCTACTGGTGGAGAGGCATTATACGCTGATATGGGACATTTAGGACAGAAGCCCATTGTCCGGGCATGGTATTTTGTATTTTCTGCACTTTTATTAAATTACTTAGGACAGGGGGCATATGTTATTCAGCATCCTGATGCGAAGAATGTACTTTTTGAGATGATTTTTTATCAGGCACAAATCCTTTATATCCCATTTCTCACCCTCTGCATTATTGCCACAATTATAGCATCTCAGGCGATGATCAGCGCTATGTTCTCCATAGTCTATCAGGGAATAATAACCCGTGTTATGCCCATGTTTAAGATTGACTATACATCCCCGGAACTCAGGTCACAGATATACATAGGTTTTGTTAACTGGTTTCTTCTCATCTCTGTTTTGTTTATCATGTTTGAATTCAAGGAATCCCATCGCCTTGCTGCTGCCTACGGGCTTGCAGTTACAGGGACAATGGCCTTAACAGGTATAATGATGACAGGGATATTTTATCTTAAAGGCAAAATATTTAAAGCCATTATCTCATTGTTTGTTACCTTTGTTGATATAACATTCCTCCTTTCAAACAGTTACAAGATTCCCCATGGTGGCTACTGGTCAATCATTATAGCATTGATTCCATTGAGCATAATTATTCTCTATACCTCCGGTCAGAAAAGGCTATACAAGTCACTTAAGCCTATGGATCTAAATGTATTCCTCGAAAGATATATTCATATATATAAGGGTATGAATAAAATCAGAGGAACTGCCCTTTTCTTTATAAGGGATATAAAGAAGATTCCTCCATATATTGTTCGCACTATGTTTATAAACAATATCATTTATGAGGATACTATTGTTGTTTCTATGGTCATACGCCCTGATCCATTTGGAGTTACGGGCTTTTTTAAGGAAGACCTTGCAGATGGTTTGAGGACATTTGAGATACAGATGGGATACATGGAGGTAGTTGATGTGGAAGAGATATTAAGAGAGGCGGGGATAGACGAAAAGGCAATATTTTATGGTCTTGAGGATATAGTAGCGAGAAATATAATATGGAAGATATTCTCAATATTCAAGAGATTGACACCTGCATTTGTTCAATTTTATAAACTACCGTCCCACAAGCTTCATGGAGTTATTACGCGGGTTGAGATATGA